The following are encoded in a window of Methanomassiliicoccales archaeon genomic DNA:
- a CDS encoding SLC13 family permease — protein sequence MDVHSFLALFIFATVYILMVLDLADRTVLVIAGSLLMVGLGIISLDDALKSIEWNAIGLIFGMFILIGALAESGFFRWIGLHFLRLTQFDAIKIFIAFCGLCAFLAAFMDSITVMVFMASLTIEVATILKIEPLPFIIAEICSANIGGSATLVGDPPNVILGTAFNFSFVDFVLHSGPISIIAFFANLLLFMYAYRRNFKKQEIDVEEIIKNHKDLDPFSAVRDITQMRIALVIFAFTVTLLVLHSVLDLLVAFVAVLGGTLILLLGRRKYDDLIQKIDWHTIIFLSGLFVMVGGLESAGLLSNLGHQIGQLAHGTGSFWFPTIFFWFIATASIFLDNIPMAAAMVPVIRTISVDSEINLSSLTFTASLACDVAGNATPISASANVVGLAVAEKNGIKWSWKEYCKLAIPILLIVLLLTNLLVVILLW from the coding sequence GTGGATGTTCACTCTTTCCTAGCTCTATTCATATTCGCCACGGTATACATATTAATGGTACTTGATCTGGCAGATAGGACTGTTCTCGTCATAGCCGGATCCCTCCTCATGGTTGGATTAGGAATAATCTCGCTTGACGACGCACTTAAATCAATCGAGTGGAATGCGATCGGACTAATTTTCGGAATGTTCATACTTATAGGAGCGTTGGCAGAAAGCGGTTTTTTTAGATGGATAGGTCTGCATTTTCTGCGCCTTACGCAATTCGATGCGATAAAAATCTTCATAGCGTTTTGCGGTTTGTGTGCTTTCCTTGCCGCATTTATGGATTCCATAACGGTCATGGTTTTTATGGCATCTCTTACAATAGAGGTGGCCACAATTCTCAAAATTGAGCCCCTGCCATTCATCATTGCAGAAATTTGTTCTGCTAATATTGGCGGAAGTGCTACCCTGGTAGGTGACCCACCAAACGTCATCCTGGGCACTGCATTCAATTTTTCATTCGTTGATTTCGTTCTGCATAGCGGCCCTATATCCATCATTGCCTTTTTCGCAAATCTCCTTCTTTTTATGTATGCGTATAGAAGAAATTTCAAAAAGCAGGAGATCGACGTTGAGGAAATTATCAAAAATCACAAAGATCTCGATCCATTCTCGGCAGTACGAGATATCACACAGATGCGAATCGCCCTAGTTATATTCGCATTTACCGTTACATTGTTGGTTCTACACAGCGTCCTAGATTTGCTGGTGGCGTTCGTCGCCGTTCTTGGCGGAACGCTTATACTTTTGTTAGGTAGAAGAAAGTACGACGATCTTATACAGAAGATTGACTGGCATACTATAATCTTTCTCTCAGGTTTATTTGTAATGGTGGGTGGTCTGGAATCCGCAGGTCTTTTATCAAATTTGGGACATCAGATTGGTCAATTAGCGCACGGAACAGGCTCCTTCTGGTTTCCAACGATCTTCTTCTGGTTCATTGCTACTGCTTCGATTTTTCTCGACAACATACCAATGGCGGCTGCAATGGTTCCAGTGATAAGAACCATCTCTGTAGACTCAGAAATCAACCTCAGCTCTCTGACTTTCACCGCCTCACTTGCTTGCGACGTCGCGGGCAATGCAACACCTATCAGCGCCTCTGCTAATGTGGTAGGTTTGGCGGTTGCGGAAAAGAACGGTATTAAATGGTCATGGAAAGAATACTGTAAGCTAGCCATACCGATATTGCTTATAGTCCTACTTCTTACAAATTTGCTCGTGGTAATTCTTTTGTGGTAA